From the genome of Phycisphaerae bacterium, one region includes:
- a CDS encoding pyridoxal phosphate-dependent aminotransferase, giving the protein MKISQRVQELEESATLAVSAKAAAMKKQGINVVGFGAGEPDFPTPVNVRNACKAALDAGHTKYASPSSGIPAAKEAVCSKLKRENNLEYKPSQVMITVGGKEALYLASMSLLDPGDEAILPAPYWVSYPEQIKLCGAKPVIIEGKESNNFKVTPDQIAKAITAKTRVLIFNSPSNPGGFTYAPDEVRAIAKLLADKDIIVFSDEMYDRLIYGNQRFLSFAACSPENYAKTLTFNAGSKTYSMTGWRVGYVAGPEPIIKAMAKLQSQTTSGTATFCQHALVEALSGDQSEVEKMRKEFERRAEYMHQRLNGIKGVTCVQPTGAFYAFPNVSGAFAALGVKGSLDFSAKVLERAHVAVVPGIAFGLDDYVRLSFATSMEQIREGCDRLEKLLGKK; this is encoded by the coding sequence ATGAAGATCTCGCAGCGCGTCCAAGAACTTGAGGAATCCGCGACCTTGGCCGTCAGCGCAAAGGCTGCCGCCATGAAGAAGCAGGGGATCAACGTCGTCGGCTTCGGGGCTGGAGAGCCCGACTTCCCCACGCCTGTCAATGTCCGCAATGCCTGCAAGGCCGCCTTGGACGCCGGCCACACCAAATACGCCAGCCCGTCCTCCGGTATCCCGGCCGCCAAGGAGGCGGTGTGCTCCAAGCTCAAGCGGGAAAACAACTTGGAATACAAACCGTCCCAGGTCATGATTACCGTCGGCGGCAAGGAAGCTCTCTACCTGGCGAGCATGAGCCTGCTCGACCCCGGCGACGAGGCCATCCTGCCGGCCCCATATTGGGTCAGCTATCCCGAGCAGATCAAGCTCTGCGGAGCCAAGCCGGTCATCATCGAGGGCAAGGAGTCCAACAACTTCAAGGTCACCCCCGACCAGATTGCCAAAGCCATCACCGCCAAAACACGGGTGCTGATTTTCAACTCGCCCAGCAACCCCGGCGGCTTCACCTACGCGCCCGACGAGGTCCGGGCGATCGCCAAGCTCCTGGCCGACAAGGACATCATCGTCTTCAGCGACGAGATGTACGACCGCCTGATCTACGGCAACCAGCGCTTCCTGAGCTTTGCCGCCTGCAGCCCGGAGAACTACGCCAAGACGCTGACCTTCAACGCCGGCTCCAAAACCTACTCGATGACCGGTTGGCGCGTCGGTTACGTGGCCGGGCCAGAGCCGATCATCAAGGCCATGGCCAAGCTCCAGAGCCAGACCACGAGCGGTACTGCAACGTTTTGTCAGCACGCCCTGGTCGAGGCCTTGAGCGGTGATCAGTCCGAGGTCGAAAAGATGCGCAAGGAGTTCGAGCGCCGAGCCGAGTACATGCACCAACGCCTCAATGGCATCAAGGGCGTCACGTGTGTCCAACCGACCGGCGCCTTCTACGCCTTTCCAAACGTGTCGGGGGCGTTCGCCGCCCTGGGTGTCAAGGGTTCGCTGGATTTCTCTGCCAAAGTGCTCGAACGAGCCCACGTGGCGGTCGTGCCGGGCATCGCCTTCGGCCTCGATGACTACGTCCGTCTGTCCTTCGCTACCAGCATGGAGCAGATCCGCGAAGGCTGCGACCGGCTGGAGAAGCTGCTGGGGAAAAAGTAG